A region from the Corallococcus silvisoli genome encodes:
- the bioA gene encoding adenosylmethionine--8-amino-7-oxononanoate transaminase, with protein sequence MDRATLVGLDKRHVWHPYTAMEQYVAQTDPLVIVRAEGSWLHDADGRRYLDANGSWWVSTLGHRHPRLVHALTEQLGSLAHASLAGITHGPAALLGAELAALAPGADRADVPADQKLSRLFYSDNGSTAVEVAIKMAAQYWAQNGRPRRTRFITLSGAFHGETIGATSVGGVHEFRDVFGPLLFDVVHVPSPAEPDGHARALEQLKAALAADPDGIAGVILEPVLQGAVGMWMSSPDFVREVRAATRAVDTFLIADEVFTGMGRTGARFAVDLADVVPDLLCLAKALSGGMLPFAVTLASERIFSGFLGAKDRALYYGHSYCGNPLGAAVAREVLAVYRDEDVIGQVQRKAPRVKAAFERMAATLPGLVRPRAVGMVGAVDLGGGGYFANSGWRVYEAGRRRGLYLRPLGDTVYIAPALNIPDADLDVLLAGVEDSLREVTSG encoded by the coding sequence GTGGATCGGGCAACCCTCGTCGGATTGGACAAGCGGCACGTCTGGCACCCCTACACCGCGATGGAGCAGTACGTCGCGCAGACCGACCCGCTGGTCATCGTCCGCGCGGAGGGCTCCTGGCTCCATGACGCCGACGGCCGGCGTTACCTGGACGCCAACGGCTCCTGGTGGGTGTCCACCCTGGGACACCGCCACCCGCGCCTGGTGCACGCGCTCACCGAGCAACTGGGCAGCCTGGCCCACGCCTCGCTCGCGGGCATCACCCACGGCCCGGCGGCCCTGCTGGGCGCGGAGCTGGCGGCGCTGGCCCCGGGCGCGGACCGGGCGGACGTGCCCGCGGACCAGAAGCTGTCGCGCCTCTTCTACTCGGACAACGGCAGCACCGCGGTGGAGGTGGCCATCAAGATGGCCGCGCAGTACTGGGCCCAGAACGGCCGCCCCCGCCGCACCCGCTTCATCACCCTGTCCGGCGCCTTCCACGGCGAGACGATTGGCGCCACCAGCGTGGGCGGCGTGCACGAGTTCCGAGACGTGTTCGGCCCGCTCCTCTTCGACGTGGTGCACGTGCCGTCCCCCGCCGAACCCGACGGCCACGCGCGCGCGCTGGAGCAGCTGAAGGCGGCGCTCGCGGCGGATCCGGATGGCATCGCCGGCGTCATCCTGGAGCCCGTGCTCCAGGGCGCGGTGGGCATGTGGATGTCGTCGCCGGACTTCGTGCGCGAGGTGCGCGCGGCCACCCGCGCCGTGGACACCTTCCTCATCGCCGACGAGGTCTTCACCGGCATGGGCCGCACCGGCGCGCGCTTCGCGGTGGACCTGGCCGACGTGGTGCCGGACCTGCTGTGCCTGGCCAAGGCGCTGAGCGGGGGCATGTTGCCCTTCGCCGTCACGCTCGCGTCGGAGCGCATCTTCTCCGGCTTCCTGGGGGCGAAGGACCGGGCGCTGTATTACGGGCACTCGTACTGCGGCAATCCGCTGGGCGCGGCGGTGGCGCGTGAGGTGCTGGCCGTGTACCGCGACGAGGACGTCATCGGGCAGGTCCAGCGCAAGGCCCCGCGCGTGAAGGCCGCCTTCGAACGGATGGCCGCCACGCTCCCAGGGCTGGTGCGCCCGCGCGCGGTGGGCATGGTGGGCGCGGTGGACCTGGGCGGCGGGGGTTACTTCGCCAACAGCGGCTGGCGCGTGTACGAGGCCGGCCGCCGCCGCGGCCTGTACCTGCGCCCGCTGGGCGACACCGTCTACATCGCCCCCGCGCTGAACATCCCGGACGCGGACCTGGACGTGCTGCTCGCGGGCGTGGAGGACAGCCTGCGCGAAGTGACCTCGGGCTGA
- a CDS encoding suppressor of fused domain protein — MKVPETDEDFIQWYEDCWADRDEVEYPKLFGAIREDVDLLEGTGVLEGWLESELAQGQELDPNWLPMGVRVSPPSAEYPYWTYVTSGLSNPFTVTPGEELPDDARSGLGYEMVIHTPEEERWPVLRLLDMMAYNLVCARLFAMGHRYPVDGTLTGGDTKLAGFVFVKDTTRPSHFTLPSGQVELLTLVGVTKNEMAFSRSNGMDRLIQKLTDPANPGAAYITRPDRDEVKL, encoded by the coding sequence ATGAAAGTCCCGGAGACCGACGAAGACTTCATCCAGTGGTACGAAGACTGCTGGGCTGACCGCGATGAGGTGGAATACCCGAAGCTGTTCGGCGCCATCCGCGAGGACGTGGACCTCCTGGAGGGCACGGGCGTGCTGGAGGGGTGGCTGGAGAGCGAGCTGGCCCAGGGCCAGGAGCTGGATCCGAACTGGCTCCCCATGGGCGTGCGCGTGTCGCCTCCCAGCGCGGAGTACCCGTACTGGACCTACGTGACGAGCGGCCTGTCCAACCCCTTCACGGTGACGCCCGGCGAGGAGCTGCCGGACGACGCGCGGAGCGGCCTGGGCTACGAAATGGTCATCCACACGCCCGAGGAGGAGCGCTGGCCGGTGCTGCGCCTGCTGGACATGATGGCCTACAACCTCGTGTGCGCGCGGCTGTTCGCCATGGGCCACCGCTATCCGGTGGACGGCACCCTCACCGGCGGCGACACCAAGCTCGCGGGCTTCGTGTTCGTGAAGGACACCACGCGCCCCAGCCACTTCACCCTGCCCAGCGGGCAGGTGGAGCTGCTCACGCTGGTGGGCGTGACGAAGAACGAGATGGCCTTCTCGCGCTCCAACGGCATGGACCGGCTCATCCAGAAGCTCACCGACCCGGCGAACCCCGGCGCCGCGTACATCACCCGTCCGGACCGCGACGAGGTGAAGCTCTAG
- a CDS encoding ATP-binding protein has product MSATDTTVALPLPDALLAALEEAEREHPEACMVLRAVRSVSGAIIDFEWLWANPAASRALGHAPESLRGRRVGEVSSSVGLAGRIDVLRQVVESGRPRADNFTEGAVQLQGTAVPLRDGVLLRLRDVTSAQRMEEGLRDTLDWVRDVLESMPDAFFTVDTDWRLTYVNRNAAALVGRTQEALFRRVLWEACPELCGTPLERALREVATEESFRLVELRTGEDRWHEVHAWSSGRNISTYARDITDKKRVQAERDGLLARERSGRLEAEALAQRRTHELMAARERLVQSEKLAMAGQLAAGVGHEINNPLSYVTGNLQFAVEQLTPLAPRLGGGTALQDALGEALEALREAREGAERIRVIVRDLQTFARADELRLSPVDVHSALEFGVSMAMTHLRSRAQVERCFGQVPHALAHEARLGQVFLHLLINAAHAIPSGDFERHRVTLTTRREGSWVLVEVSDSGLGMTPEVLQRAFEPFFSTRPVGEGSGLGLSICLGLVRSMHGELTATSIPGMGSTFQVRLPVAEAVVHPGVPAVRAQEGTQRKRVLVVDDEPQLTAVLRRILGRQHDVVVAHSGREALTLLEQDDAFDRVFCDLMMADLTGMDVHAELSRRRPELLSRFVFMTGGSFTERARAFLLAVPLPRIEKPFEPGLLHSLVESSPPRAGARGGQVLSPEPRASPRRGPDG; this is encoded by the coding sequence ATGTCCGCGACCGACACGACCGTGGCCCTTCCGCTTCCGGATGCGCTCCTCGCCGCGCTGGAGGAGGCCGAGCGGGAGCACCCGGAGGCGTGCATGGTGCTGCGCGCCGTGCGCTCCGTCAGCGGCGCCATCATCGACTTCGAGTGGCTGTGGGCGAACCCCGCCGCGTCGCGCGCGCTGGGCCACGCCCCGGAGTCGTTGCGCGGCCGGCGCGTGGGGGAGGTGTCCTCGTCGGTGGGGCTCGCGGGCCGCATCGATGTGCTTCGTCAGGTGGTGGAGTCCGGCCGGCCGCGCGCGGACAACTTCACCGAAGGCGCCGTGCAGCTGCAGGGCACCGCGGTGCCCCTGCGAGACGGGGTGTTGCTGCGCCTGCGCGACGTCACCAGCGCCCAGCGGATGGAGGAGGGGCTGCGCGACACGCTGGACTGGGTGCGCGACGTGCTGGAGAGCATGCCGGATGCCTTCTTCACCGTGGACACGGACTGGCGCCTCACCTACGTGAACCGCAACGCCGCCGCGCTCGTCGGTCGCACCCAGGAGGCCCTCTTCCGCCGGGTGCTCTGGGAGGCCTGCCCGGAGCTGTGCGGCACCCCGCTGGAGCGCGCGCTGCGCGAGGTGGCCACGGAGGAGAGCTTCCGGCTCGTCGAGCTGCGCACCGGCGAGGACCGCTGGCACGAGGTCCACGCCTGGTCCAGCGGCCGGAACATCTCCACCTACGCGCGCGACATCACGGACAAGAAGCGCGTCCAGGCGGAGCGGGACGGGCTGCTCGCGCGGGAGCGCTCCGGCCGGCTGGAGGCCGAGGCGCTCGCCCAGCGCCGCACGCACGAGCTCATGGCCGCCCGTGAGCGGCTGGTGCAGTCGGAGAAGCTGGCCATGGCGGGCCAGCTCGCCGCGGGCGTGGGGCACGAAATCAACAACCCGCTGTCCTATGTCACCGGCAACCTCCAGTTCGCGGTGGAGCAGCTCACGCCGCTCGCCCCGCGTCTGGGGGGCGGCACCGCGCTCCAGGACGCGCTGGGCGAGGCGCTGGAGGCCCTGCGCGAGGCGCGCGAGGGGGCCGAGCGCATCCGCGTCATCGTGCGCGACCTGCAGACCTTCGCCCGCGCGGATGAGCTGCGCCTGTCGCCGGTGGACGTGCACTCGGCGCTGGAGTTCGGCGTCTCCATGGCCATGACCCACCTGCGCAGCCGCGCCCAGGTGGAGCGCTGCTTCGGGCAGGTGCCGCACGCGCTGGCGCACGAGGCGCGCCTGGGTCAGGTGTTCCTCCACCTGCTCATCAACGCCGCGCACGCCATCCCCTCCGGCGACTTCGAGCGCCACCGGGTGACGCTCACCACCCGCCGCGAGGGCTCGTGGGTGCTGGTGGAGGTGTCCGACAGCGGCCTGGGCATGACGCCCGAGGTGCTCCAGCGCGCCTTCGAGCCGTTCTTCTCCACCCGGCCCGTGGGCGAGGGCAGCGGGCTGGGGCTGTCCATCTGCCTGGGGCTCGTGCGCAGCATGCATGGGGAGCTGACCGCCACCAGCATCCCCGGCATGGGCAGCACCTTCCAGGTGCGGCTGCCCGTCGCGGAGGCCGTGGTGCACCCGGGCGTCCCCGCGGTGCGCGCGCAGGAGGGGACTCAGCGCAAGCGCGTGCTGGTGGTGGATGACGAGCCGCAGCTCACCGCGGTGCTCCGCCGCATCCTCGGCCGGCAGCACGACGTGGTGGTGGCGCACAGCGGCCGCGAGGCCCTGACGCTGCTGGAGCAGGACGACGCCTTCGACCGCGTCTTCTGCGACCTGATGATGGCGGACCTCACCGGCATGGACGTGCACGCGGAGCTGTCTCGCCGGCGGCCGGAGCTGCTGTCGCGCTTCGTGTTCATGACGGGCGGCAGCTTCACGGAGCGCGCCCGCGCCTTCCTCCTGGCCGTGCCGCTGCCCCGCATCGAGAAGCCCTTCGAGCCGGGCCTCCTTCACTCGCTGGTGGAGTCCTCGCCGCCCCGCGCTGGAGCCCGGGGCGGCCAGGTCCTGTCCCCCGAGCCTAGAGCTTCACCTCGTCGCGGTCCGGACGGGTGA
- a CDS encoding GNAT family N-acetyltransferase — MPADTPLQVRILDAIRDVPAASWDALVTDGAPPFVRHAWLSAMEESGSATEDTGWAPHHLTLWRGRKLVAAAPAYLKFHSMGEYIYDFGWANAAAQLGVEYYPKLLVGGPLSPATVPRFLTAPGEDAGLLRRALLEAAVQSAQEADCSGVHVLYPTDEEADFLEEAGLARRITLQFHWKNPGYQGYDDYLARFDSKRRNQLKRERAAAATQGIQLRTVRGAELGPEHAQRAYTFYTSTCERHAWGQVQLTPGFFERVFRDLPHAVEMVEAVKDGQVIAGAFNLATPERLYGRYWGCTQEHPFLHFNVCLYQSVDDCIRAGRKVFEPGAGGEHKVSRGFEPTAVHSAHLIFDPRLDKAVRSFLRMEHARLTPAVEEAERICGLKPWAPPAPGSTGT; from the coding sequence GTGCCCGCCGACACCCCGCTCCAGGTCCGCATTCTCGATGCCATCCGCGACGTCCCGGCCGCCTCATGGGATGCCCTGGTCACGGACGGCGCGCCCCCCTTCGTGCGCCACGCGTGGCTGTCCGCCATGGAAGAGAGCGGCAGCGCCACCGAGGACACCGGCTGGGCCCCCCACCACCTGACGCTGTGGCGGGGCCGGAAGCTCGTCGCCGCCGCGCCCGCCTATCTCAAGTTCCACAGCATGGGCGAATACATCTACGACTTCGGCTGGGCCAACGCCGCCGCCCAGCTGGGCGTGGAGTACTACCCGAAGCTGCTCGTGGGCGGCCCCCTGTCCCCCGCCACCGTGCCGCGCTTCCTCACCGCGCCGGGGGAAGACGCCGGGCTCCTGCGCCGCGCGCTGCTGGAGGCCGCCGTCCAGAGCGCCCAGGAGGCGGACTGCTCCGGCGTGCACGTGCTCTACCCCACGGACGAAGAGGCGGACTTCCTGGAGGAGGCCGGCCTCGCGCGCCGCATCACCCTCCAGTTCCACTGGAAGAACCCGGGCTACCAGGGCTACGACGACTACCTGGCCCGCTTCGACTCCAAGCGCCGCAACCAGCTCAAGCGCGAGCGCGCCGCCGCGGCCACCCAGGGCATCCAGCTGCGCACCGTGCGCGGCGCGGAGCTCGGCCCGGAGCACGCCCAGCGCGCGTACACCTTCTACACGTCCACCTGCGAGCGCCACGCCTGGGGACAGGTGCAGCTCACCCCCGGCTTCTTCGAGCGCGTCTTCCGCGACCTGCCCCACGCGGTGGAGATGGTGGAGGCGGTGAAGGACGGGCAGGTCATCGCGGGGGCCTTCAACCTGGCCACCCCGGAGCGGCTCTATGGCCGCTACTGGGGCTGCACGCAGGAGCACCCCTTCCTGCACTTCAACGTCTGCCTGTATCAGTCCGTGGACGACTGCATCCGCGCGGGCCGCAAGGTGTTCGAGCCCGGCGCCGGCGGTGAACACAAGGTGTCCCGGGGCTTCGAGCCCACCGCCGTGCACAGCGCGCACCTGATTTTCGACCCGCGCCTGGACAAGGCCGTGCGGAGCTTCCTGCGCATGGAGCATGCGCGGCTGACACCCGCGGTGGAGGAGGCGGAGCGCATCTGCGGCCTCAAGCCCTGGGCTCCCCCCGCCCCCGGGTCCACGGGCACCTGA
- a CDS encoding SDR family oxidoreductase, with translation MIVVTGATGKLGQFVIEGLLKKVPASQVAVVVRSPDKAKAWAERGVVVRRADYSEPGTLDGVFAAGDTVLLISANEVGKRFPQHSAVISAAKKAGVKLLAYTSILFADRSGLSLAGEHKATEEAIRASGLPYVFLRNGWYVENYTEHVGPALEYGVIQGSAKDGRVATATREEYADAAVAVLTGTGHENQVYELAGDTAFTLPEYAAELSRQSGKAVAYVDLPVPEFAAALQKVGVPKPFAEVLADADGGLAKGELNDSSRTLSRLIGRPTAPFSSAIRAALKRG, from the coding sequence ATGATCGTCGTCACGGGAGCCACGGGGAAGCTGGGGCAGTTCGTCATCGAGGGCCTGCTGAAGAAGGTGCCGGCGAGCCAGGTGGCGGTGGTGGTGCGCAGTCCGGACAAGGCGAAGGCCTGGGCGGAGCGCGGGGTGGTGGTGCGGCGGGCGGACTACAGCGAGCCGGGGACGCTGGACGGGGTGTTCGCGGCGGGGGACACGGTGCTGCTCATCTCCGCCAACGAGGTGGGCAAGCGCTTCCCGCAGCACTCGGCGGTGATCTCCGCGGCGAAGAAGGCGGGCGTGAAGCTGCTGGCCTACACGAGCATCCTGTTCGCGGACAGGAGCGGCCTGTCGCTGGCGGGGGAGCACAAGGCCACGGAGGAGGCGATCCGCGCGTCGGGGCTCCCGTACGTGTTCCTGCGCAACGGCTGGTACGTGGAGAACTACACGGAGCACGTGGGGCCGGCGCTGGAGTACGGCGTCATCCAGGGCAGCGCGAAGGATGGCAGGGTGGCCACGGCGACCCGCGAGGAGTACGCGGACGCGGCGGTCGCGGTGCTGACGGGCACGGGCCATGAGAACCAGGTGTACGAGCTGGCAGGGGACACGGCCTTCACGCTGCCGGAGTACGCGGCGGAGCTGTCACGCCAGTCGGGCAAGGCGGTGGCGTACGTGGACCTGCCGGTGCCGGAGTTCGCCGCGGCGCTCCAGAAGGTGGGGGTGCCCAAGCCCTTCGCGGAGGTCCTGGCGGACGCGGATGGGGGGCTGGCGAAGGGCGAGCTGAACGACTCCAGCCGCACCTTGAGCCGCCTGATTGGCCGGCCCACCGCGCCGTTCTCCAGCGCCATCCGCGCGGCGCTGAAGCGGGGCTGA
- a CDS encoding winged helix-turn-helix transcriptional regulator, whose translation MKASKGSPLLEKVKKRGDLYAAACPSRGVLEHVTSQWGVLVLVALHEEGTHRFSELRRKVGGVSEKMLAQTLQALEQDGFVLREAHPVIPPHVDYSLTPLGQEVAVHVESLTTWIEDNLPRVLGARARAPARKKAS comes from the coding sequence ATGAAGGCAAGCAAGGGCAGTCCACTGCTGGAGAAGGTGAAGAAGCGCGGGGACCTCTACGCGGCCGCGTGCCCCTCGCGCGGCGTGCTGGAGCACGTGACCAGCCAATGGGGCGTGCTGGTGCTGGTCGCGCTGCACGAGGAGGGCACCCACCGCTTCAGCGAGCTGCGCCGCAAGGTGGGCGGGGTCAGTGAGAAGATGCTCGCCCAGACGCTCCAGGCCCTGGAGCAGGACGGCTTCGTGCTGCGCGAAGCGCACCCCGTGATTCCCCCGCACGTGGACTACAGCCTCACGCCCCTGGGCCAGGAGGTGGCCGTCCACGTGGAGTCCTTGACCACCTGGATTGAAGACAACCTGCCCCGGGTGCTCGGCGCCCGCGCCCGGGCCCCGGCCCGCAAGAAGGCCTCCTGA
- a CDS encoding acyl-CoA desaturase, translating to MAILIFFISHWLLCVFFQSFFQHRYAAHRMYSMGPRTEKVVHLLTYLVQGSSYLSPRAYAILHREHHAFSDTDKDPHSPHNFKDVLRMMLHTKKRYADYVYRRAAPEPRFEGGYPEWTLIDETVGQSWWAPLTWVALYTAFYVMFATSPWQFLLLPVHFVMGPVHGAIVNWCGHKYGYRNFKGGDQSRNTLPVDVLCMGELFQNNHHKYGSSPDFAARAFEIDPTWQVMRVLSKLGVIRITTPQRAVYPEPREVSRQGSTGAQTA from the coding sequence ATGGCCATCCTCATCTTCTTCATCAGCCACTGGCTGCTCTGCGTCTTCTTCCAGAGCTTCTTCCAGCACCGCTACGCGGCGCACCGCATGTACAGCATGGGGCCGCGCACGGAGAAGGTGGTGCACCTGCTCACCTATCTGGTGCAGGGCTCGTCGTACCTGTCGCCGCGTGCGTACGCCATCCTGCACCGCGAGCACCACGCCTTCTCCGACACGGACAAGGATCCGCACTCGCCGCACAACTTCAAGGATGTGCTGCGGATGATGCTGCACACCAAGAAGCGCTACGCCGACTACGTGTATCGGCGCGCGGCGCCGGAGCCGCGCTTCGAGGGCGGGTATCCGGAGTGGACGCTCATCGACGAGACGGTGGGCCAGTCCTGGTGGGCGCCGTTGACGTGGGTGGCGCTCTACACGGCGTTCTACGTGATGTTCGCGACGTCGCCCTGGCAGTTCCTGCTGTTGCCGGTGCACTTCGTGATGGGGCCGGTGCACGGCGCCATCGTGAACTGGTGCGGGCACAAGTACGGCTACCGCAACTTCAAGGGCGGCGACCAGTCGCGCAACACGCTGCCGGTGGACGTGCTGTGCATGGGGGAGCTGTTCCAGAACAACCACCACAAGTACGGCAGCAGCCCGGACTTCGCGGCGCGCGCCTTCGAAATCGACCCCACGTGGCAGGTGATGCGCGTGCTGTCGAAGCTGGGCGTCATCCGCATCACCACGCCTCAGCGCGCCGTGTACCCGGAGCCGCGCGAGGTCTCCCGGCAGGGCAGCACCGGAGCGCAGACGGCCTGA
- a CDS encoding dipeptide epimerase, whose translation MRPTFITHVAFEALHLPLTEPFAIATGAQLAAENVLVRVTLADGTVGLGEAAPFTAVSGETQASTLAALESVRGVLVGRDARAWRPASEVLADGLALAPSARCGVEMALLDALTRHHRVPLHVFFGGAGTALDIDMTVTAGDVAHAVASARAILGRGIDTLKVKVGALDPDADAARLVAIHQEAPKARLFADANGGYDVAEALAFLKELERAEVPLALFEQPVPASDFAGLAEVTRRSKVSVCADESARSAKDVLRLIREGACHGINIKTMKCGMVEAMTMWSLARAAGLELMVGGMVESVLAMSASAHLAAGLGGFTYADLDTPLFIASHPFQGGGQYAGARLTLDPDAPGHGVTPR comes from the coding sequence ATGCGACCCACGTTCATCACGCACGTTGCCTTCGAAGCGCTGCACCTGCCGCTGACGGAGCCGTTCGCCATCGCGACCGGCGCGCAGCTCGCGGCGGAGAACGTGCTCGTGCGCGTCACGCTCGCGGACGGGACGGTGGGGCTGGGCGAGGCGGCGCCCTTCACCGCGGTGAGCGGGGAGACGCAGGCCAGCACGCTGGCCGCGCTGGAGTCGGTGCGCGGGGTGCTGGTGGGCCGCGACGCGCGGGCGTGGCGGCCGGCGTCGGAGGTGCTGGCGGATGGGCTCGCGCTGGCGCCCTCCGCGCGGTGTGGCGTGGAGATGGCGCTGCTGGACGCGCTCACGCGGCACCACCGCGTGCCCCTGCACGTCTTCTTCGGCGGGGCGGGGACGGCGTTGGACATCGACATGACGGTCACGGCCGGGGACGTGGCGCACGCGGTGGCCTCCGCGCGAGCCATCCTGGGGCGGGGCATCGACACGTTGAAGGTGAAGGTCGGGGCGTTGGATCCGGACGCGGACGCGGCGCGGCTGGTCGCCATCCATCAGGAGGCGCCGAAGGCGCGGCTCTTCGCGGACGCGAACGGGGGCTATGACGTGGCGGAGGCGCTGGCGTTCCTCAAGGAGCTGGAGCGCGCGGAGGTGCCGCTGGCGCTGTTCGAGCAGCCGGTGCCCGCCTCTGACTTCGCGGGGCTCGCGGAGGTGACGCGGCGCTCGAAGGTGTCGGTGTGCGCGGATGAGTCCGCGCGGTCGGCGAAGGACGTGCTGCGGCTCATCCGCGAGGGCGCGTGCCACGGCATCAACATCAAGACGATGAAGTGCGGGATGGTGGAGGCGATGACGATGTGGAGCCTCGCCCGCGCGGCGGGGCTGGAGCTGATGGTGGGTGGGATGGTGGAGAGCGTGCTCGCGATGAGCGCGTCCGCGCACCTGGCGGCGGGGCTGGGCGGCTTCACCTACGCGGACCTGGACACGCCGCTGTTCATCGCGAGCCACCCGTTCCAGGGCGGTGGACAGTACGCGGGCGCGCGGCTGACGTTGGACCCGGACGCGCCGGGCCACGGCGTCACGCCGCGCTGA
- a CDS encoding S41 family peptidase: MTIRATRWWVMTGLLLAGSVQAATPPGPYAKLGDEVVGLVRTRFFDAAKGTAWADAHQGYAADAKDAEDFARRTNAALAELKASHTAYYPKQAPGHAEVSAIFQAFLQQKKVEATGIGVDVMETPEGFFVRHVFTDGPGARAGLLRGDRLVTVEGQPFHPWHAFTNRAGKATRLTVERVKGAAPLSLTVTPHRLDPRQEWLAYQKASSRVVERQGHRVAYQHVYACTGEQFQQQLEESMQDTFAKADALVVDFRDGWGGCNPAFVNLFNPQVPALVSTGRDGQARPFAPSWRKPVVLLVNGNSRSGKELVASSMKRHQLATLVGERTAGAVLGGGPQKLSNGDLLYLAVMDVKVDGERLEGVGVPVDVEVPDALPYAAGVDPRKERALDVAASLVKD, from the coding sequence ATGACGATTCGGGCAACGCGGTGGTGGGTGATGACAGGGCTGCTCCTCGCGGGGAGCGTCCAGGCGGCGACACCCCCGGGCCCCTACGCGAAGCTGGGCGATGAAGTCGTCGGCCTGGTGCGCACGCGCTTCTTCGACGCGGCGAAGGGCACCGCCTGGGCCGACGCGCACCAGGGCTACGCCGCCGACGCGAAGGACGCGGAGGACTTCGCCCGGCGCACGAACGCGGCGCTCGCGGAGCTGAAGGCCTCGCACACGGCCTACTACCCGAAGCAGGCCCCCGGCCACGCGGAGGTGTCCGCCATCTTCCAGGCCTTCCTCCAGCAGAAGAAGGTCGAAGCCACCGGCATCGGCGTGGATGTGATGGAAACGCCGGAGGGCTTCTTCGTCCGCCACGTCTTCACGGACGGCCCCGGCGCCAGGGCGGGCCTGCTGCGCGGGGACCGGCTCGTCACCGTGGAGGGCCAGCCCTTCCATCCCTGGCATGCCTTCACGAACCGCGCCGGCAAGGCCACGCGCCTCACCGTGGAGCGCGTGAAGGGCGCCGCGCCCCTGTCCCTCACCGTCACGCCCCACCGGCTCGACCCGCGCCAGGAGTGGCTCGCGTACCAGAAGGCCAGCTCCCGCGTCGTCGAGCGCCAGGGCCACCGCGTCGCGTACCAGCACGTCTACGCGTGCACCGGCGAGCAGTTCCAGCAGCAGCTCGAGGAGTCGATGCAGGACACCTTCGCGAAGGCGGATGCGCTCGTCGTCGACTTCCGCGACGGCTGGGGCGGCTGCAATCCCGCCTTCGTCAACCTCTTCAACCCCCAGGTGCCCGCGCTCGTCAGCACCGGCCGCGACGGCCAGGCGCGCCCCTTCGCTCCGTCCTGGCGCAAGCCGGTGGTCCTCCTCGTCAATGGCAACTCGCGCAGCGGCAAGGAGCTGGTGGCCTCCTCGATGAAGCGCCACCAGCTGGCGACGCTCGTGGGCGAACGCACCGCGGGCGCCGTGCTGGGCGGCGGGCCCCAGAAGCTGTCCAACGGCGACCTGCTCTACCTCGCCGTCATGGACGTGAAGGTGGACGGCGAGCGGCTGGAGGGCGTGGGCGTCCCGGTGGACGTGGAGGTCCCGGACGCGCTGCCGTACGCGGCTGGCGTGGATCCGCGAAAGGAACGCGCGCTCGACGTGGCCGCGTCCCTGGTGAAGGACTGA